A stretch of DNA from Gemmatimonadota bacterium:
CGCCAGCGCAATGCTATAGGTCATCCACTTTTTCATGGCCTTGCTCCTCACTCTTGAATTTTTGTGAACCATTCTCAGGCATTGATCTCATTTGTCCGGCCGGAACCAAAATCCGATCTGTGCCATCAACCTGCCGCACTTTGCGGCTACAGTATTTTAGACAATCAGCAGGTCACTTCGTTCCCATAAAAATTGTAATAAATTGTTAAAATTGTTATAGTTTGTACACATAAAAAAGACCGATACTGCCCGCTCCGCTACGCCATGGAATGTGGCTACATCTGTACAGCGATACCCCTACATTCATGCAGAAGCGAACCCCGGTCTTGTATTCTTAGATCAGAAAATGGCCTCGCGCGTTCCATACAGGAAAAAAAACTGACCTATTATTGGTTGGCTCATATCAATTGATCCCTTTTCCGCTTGCGATAGTGGAAGTATGGCATTAGGTTAAGCACCGATATTTCGAGAACAACACTGGAATAGGAAAGGAGCAGATGATGATTCGGTTGGGAACGATGACGAGCGTGTGTCCAGATTGGTCTATCGAGCAGATCATCGACGGAATGCAGCGCCATGGTTTCGAAGGATTGGAACCTCGCGCGGGATGGGGACACGCCTCGGGCTTTGAACTGGACATGCCTGCGGCTGATCGAGATGCAGCGCGGGCGAAAATAGAAGATGCTGGTTTAAAAATATCCTGTGTAGCTACCGGAGCAAAATTTGCTGCAGAAGACCCAGCAGATTTGGACAAATCCATCGCCGAGGCCAACGCAGCAATAGATCTCGCGGCTGATCTGGGTGCTGGATTGATTCGCACATTTGGCGGCGCACGCGGTAAGGGCGAAGTATTCTGGATGGTGAACCGCACGGCTGAGGCATACAAGCGCGTCATGGATCACGCGGCCGAGCGCGGCGTCATTGTCATGATGGAAACGCACGACGAATGGTGTGTCTCGACCCAGGTCCGCGCAGTGGTAGAAAAAGTGAATCACCCCAACCTCGGCGTATTGTGGGACCTCATGCACACCCAGCGCTATATGGAGCGACCCGAAGAAACCATGCAGACAATTGGTGCGATGGCCAAACACCTGCACGCACACGACGGGCGTTATGACACCGAAAATGGAAAAATTACAACAGTCGGTCTGGGCGAAGGCGACCTGGACTATGTCACGCCCCTAAAATTATTGCACGATGCCGAATTTGACGGCTTCTTTTCCGTGGAAGTAATCCACAAGTCCGGCAGCGATCACGATGCAGATGCAACCTTAAAAGCTTATGGCGATGGATTCAGAAAAATTGTCGCAAATTTTTAATTGGAGAATAGCATGGCAAAGCAGAATATAATCTTATTTGGAATCGACAGTTTGTGGTCCGATCACATGAGTTGTTATGGCTATAATCGGCTCACAACACCGCATATCGACAAATTTGCCACACAGGGCGTCTTGTTCGAAAACACATTCAGCGCGCATATACCCACCACACCGGCTTATGCGTCAATGCTGACGGGCATGGATTGTTTTTCGACCGATGTCGTGGCACTGCGCCACCGCGGCGGATTGACAGAGGATGTCACTACCTTGCCCGAAATTTTGAGCGCAGAAGGCTATGAAACCGTGTGTGTGGGTTTTACGGGAAATCCGAGTTCTCGCGGCTTTGACGAATATGTGAACTTCAGAGCGTGGGGAAGCTGGGACGAGCGTCCGCTGCACAAAGCCGAATTGCTCAACGAAGTGACATTGCCCGAACTGGAACGCCTGGCCGCGGGTGACAAACCGTTTTTCCTATTTTTGCGACACATGGATCCGCACGCACCCTATTTGCCGCCGCCACCGTACGATTCGATGTTCTACAGCAAAGACCCGTGCGACCCGTCCAAAACCACCATGGAACCGGTAAAAGCATTTAAACCGTTTCGAGACTTCCATTTGAGCTGGATGCCGCCGGGCATTACGGACGCCGATTTTGTAGTGGCGCAATACGACGGTGAAATCGCCTATATGGACGCGTGTATCCAGCGCCTGCTCACCCGTATTGATGAACTGGGCCTGAGGGATAATACCCTCGTCGTAATCAACGGCGACCACGGCGAGACCCTCGACGAGCACGATTGCTATTTTGATCATCACGGGATGTACGAGTGCACCTTGAAAGTACCCCTCGCGATGCGCCTACCCGGACAGTTGCCCGAAGGCGTGCGCGTAAAGGGCTATAATCAGCACAAAGACCTGACACCGACGATCCTGGAACTCTTAAATATAGAAACAGACATCGCGTTTGACGGGCGCAGCTTGATCCCGATGATCGAGGGAAAACGCCATACGCACGAGTCGGAATTTTATATCACCGAGTGTACCTGGATGCGAAAACACGGCTG
This window harbors:
- a CDS encoding sugar phosphate isomerase/epimerase, whose product is MMIRLGTMTSVCPDWSIEQIIDGMQRHGFEGLEPRAGWGHASGFELDMPAADRDAARAKIEDAGLKISCVATGAKFAAEDPADLDKSIAEANAAIDLAADLGAGLIRTFGGARGKGEVFWMVNRTAEAYKRVMDHAAERGVIVMMETHDEWCVSTQVRAVVEKVNHPNLGVLWDLMHTQRYMERPEETMQTIGAMAKHLHAHDGRYDTENGKITTVGLGEGDLDYVTPLKLLHDAEFDGFFSVEVIHKSGSDHDADATLKAYGDGFRKIVANF
- a CDS encoding sulfatase, with product MAKQNIILFGIDSLWSDHMSCYGYNRLTTPHIDKFATQGVLFENTFSAHIPTTPAYASMLTGMDCFSTDVVALRHRGGLTEDVTTLPEILSAEGYETVCVGFTGNPSSRGFDEYVNFRAWGSWDERPLHKAELLNEVTLPELERLAAGDKPFFLFLRHMDPHAPYLPPPPYDSMFYSKDPCDPSKTTMEPVKAFKPFRDFHLSWMPPGITDADFVVAQYDGEIAYMDACIQRLLTRIDELGLRDNTLVVINGDHGETLDEHDCYFDHHGMYECTLKVPLAMRLPGQLPEGVRVKGYNQHKDLTPTILELLNIETDIAFDGRSLIPMIEGKRHTHESEFYITECTWMRKHGWRTPEWKLIVALEPDFHFKPEVELYNLIQDPGETTNLADREPEMVALLRGRMEAYIAKREKEVGHVNPMYTNLNWHGRQNYDGPFKSSEDAYNNMHIGSASQAARLQAGNKKVEGTVAEKK